In a genomic window of Candidatus Hadarchaeales archaeon:
- a CDS encoding DUF2117 domain-containing protein — protein MKIAVFFHMPGIFDSGWARKILDLLESEHEVRAFTYGTMGRTALLDSGMEGEVEFVPGEPSEVLAKTSEEVDALVLPMYASSPLKSHAHCWHLVRASRVKKPVVEVEARGGWVIPWTEGAEGLARWMATNLGMKLKEPPSFGEAFWSLGGRNYRRLLGVEVGDHVLVNRMVVGRAVSEEVILVEEGGKLLEIRGVELKPNIWKKLEGMGRIELKKIRLESTPSLRPFPPEPKVREGPRGKGVVLIDHAGYHVYELAREAEGAVVVGDDTSYVVGDILFRLGKPVVGIVDGDRDGLLAKTHFARGSLLLTVEEDDLTGREIREKVFGGRWKTERGFSEVKEEILSLLSKRILRLVEV, from the coding sequence ATGAAGATCGCCGTTTTCTTCCACATGCCTGGCATCTTCGACAGCGGATGGGCTCGGAAGATTCTGGATCTGCTCGAGAGCGAACACGAGGTGAGGGCTTTCACCTACGGCACGATGGGGAGGACCGCCCTCCTCGACAGCGGGATGGAGGGGGAAGTGGAGTTCGTTCCGGGAGAACCCAGCGAGGTCTTGGCCAAGACCTCCGAGGAGGTGGATGCCCTCGTCCTCCCCATGTATGCTTCTTCTCCCCTGAAGAGTCATGCCCACTGCTGGCACCTCGTTAGGGCTTCGAGGGTGAAAAAGCCCGTGGTGGAGGTGGAGGCGAGGGGTGGATGGGTAATACCCTGGACGGAGGGGGCGGAGGGACTGGCGCGCTGGATGGCGACGAACCTGGGAATGAAGCTCAAGGAGCCACCCTCCTTCGGTGAGGCCTTCTGGAGCTTAGGGGGGAGGAACTACCGCAGGTTGTTGGGGGTGGAGGTGGGAGACCACGTATTGGTGAACAGGATGGTGGTGGGAAGGGCGGTTTCGGAGGAAGTGATCCTCGTGGAGGAGGGGGGAAAGCTGTTGGAAATTCGGGGGGTGGAACTGAAGCCAAACATCTGGAAGAAACTGGAAGGTATGGGGAGGATCGAACTGAAGAAGATCAGGCTGGAGTCCACCCCCTCCCTCCGTCCCTTCCCTCCCGAACCCAAGGTGAGGGAGGGACCGAGGGGAAAGGGAGTGGTCCTCATCGACCATGCTGGCTACCACGTTTACGAGCTGGCGAGGGAGGCGGAAGGGGCGGTGGTGGTAGGGGACGATACTTCCTACGTGGTGGGGGACATCCTCTTCAGGCTGGGGAAACCCGTCGTGGGGATAGTGGATGGGGATAGGGATGGGTTGCTCGCGAAAACCCACTTCGCCAGGGGTTCCCTCCTCCTGACGGTGGAAGAGGACGACCTGACGGGAAGGGAGATCAGGGAAAAGGTCTTCGGGGGAAGATGGAAGACGGAAAGGGGTTTTTCCGAAGTGAAGGAGGAAATCCTCTCCCTCCTGAGTAAAAGGATTCTTCGGCTGGTGGAGGTATAA
- a CDS encoding iron-containing alcohol dehydrogenase, with amino-acid sequence MILRTDIRFGRMEEVLSSLRLEGRGLLCCRRGFEGRVEGNLTTLRISPEPSLEEVEGYWEKIEDEDFQYVLAVGGGSVLDVAKVLAALMENPGRIRDFFGVEKIPNRMRKLIAIPTTHGTGSEVTKYSVIRVGEEKWSIVSENICPHFAVLDENLMLGLPKDLTLSSSMDALCHLVEAYLTRFCDPFVDLLCEQGVRLFLEGLEEAVEDKREGRRKMMLCSLLGGMAITNAQASLVHALSHVLGGKYGIPHGEANSLFLTAFLRFYEGEKKLEELERRLGIKLAEEVERIREKYGMRRLSDFVGEREAVEVAERAYRNRRLVEGNLKKVELEDLKGIALRSL; translated from the coding sequence ATGATTCTCAGGACGGACATAAGGTTTGGAAGGATGGAGGAAGTCCTATCCTCCCTCCGGCTGGAAGGGAGGGGACTCCTCTGTTGCAGGAGGGGGTTCGAGGGAAGGGTGGAGGGAAACCTCACCACCTTGAGGATCTCCCCCGAACCCTCCCTCGAAGAAGTGGAGGGGTATTGGGAGAAGATCGAGGATGAGGATTTCCAGTACGTGCTGGCCGTGGGGGGAGGAAGCGTCCTGGATGTGGCGAAGGTGCTGGCGGCCCTCATGGAGAACCCCGGAAGGATAAGGGACTTCTTCGGAGTGGAAAAGATACCCAACAGGATGAGAAAACTCATCGCCATTCCCACGACCCATGGAACGGGAAGCGAGGTGACCAAGTATTCGGTCATAAGGGTGGGGGAAGAAAAGTGGTCCATCGTTTCCGAAAACATCTGTCCGCACTTCGCCGTTCTGGACGAGAACCTCATGCTGGGTCTGCCCAAGGACCTAACCCTTTCCAGCTCCATGGATGCCCTCTGCCATCTCGTGGAAGCCTATCTAACCCGCTTCTGCGATCCCTTCGTGGATCTCCTCTGCGAACAGGGGGTGAGGTTGTTCTTGGAGGGGCTGGAGGAGGCGGTGGAAGACAAACGGGAGGGGAGGAGGAAGATGATGCTCTGCTCCCTGCTGGGTGGAATGGCCATCACCAATGCCCAGGCCTCCCTCGTCCACGCCCTCAGCCACGTGCTGGGGGGAAAGTACGGGATTCCCCACGGGGAGGCCAACTCCCTCTTCCTCACCGCCTTTCTGAGATTTTACGAGGGTGAGAAAAAATTGGAGGAATTGGAACGCAGGCTTGGGATAAAGCTGGCGGAAGAAGTGGAGAGGATCAGGGAGAAGTATGGGATGAGGAGGCTTTCCGACTTCGTGGGGGAGAGGGAGGCGGTGGAGGTGGCGGAGAGGGCCTATCGCAACAGGAGACTGGTGGAGGGAAACCTGAAGAAGGTGGAGCTGGAGGACCTGAAGGGTATAGCCCTCCGCTCCCTCTGA
- a CDS encoding aminopeptidase P family protein encodes MERIGWLERELEERGWASCLVLKHQRYFSGTSAGTAFLLKEGDPLLFCSEMEAERARRETRLPVLPYGSEPSEELSKVVGKVLREGRIREVAYDEASPSFLYKLKKEAGGIRLQKFRNFFEKFCERKTKREIEWMKKAANIALKGLRCASELVEEGRSEREIAAEVEYEMRKAGSEGTPFPTIVASGRNSLLPHATSTSKKLRRGELVVVDLGASYRGYSSDLTRTFALSPSKKQERLLEAVREAQLLALEEVGAGRGAGEVERTARKVLEERGYGRYLLHGVGHGIGLEVHEPPSLRKGSKEVLKENSVITVEPGAYVPRVGGARWEDMVVVKEGGALPLSGNINGGR; translated from the coding sequence ATGGAGAGGATCGGATGGCTGGAGAGGGAGTTGGAGGAGAGGGGATGGGCTTCCTGTTTGGTCCTCAAACATCAGCGTTATTTTTCAGGTACTTCCGCCGGGACGGCCTTCCTCCTGAAGGAAGGGGATCCCCTCCTCTTCTGCTCCGAGATGGAGGCGGAAAGGGCGAGGAGGGAGACCCGCCTGCCCGTCCTCCCGTACGGTTCCGAACCCTCGGAGGAACTCTCGAAGGTGGTGGGAAAAGTCTTGAGGGAAGGAAGGATCAGGGAAGTGGCATACGATGAAGCCTCCCCCTCCTTCCTCTACAAGCTGAAGAAGGAAGCGGGAGGGATCAGGCTCCAGAAGTTCAGGAACTTTTTCGAGAAGTTCTGCGAGAGGAAGACCAAGAGGGAGATAGAATGGATGAAGAAGGCCGCGAACATAGCCCTGAAGGGCTTGCGTTGCGCCTCCGAGTTGGTGGAGGAGGGAAGGAGTGAGAGGGAAATAGCCGCGGAGGTGGAGTACGAGATGAGGAAGGCGGGATCGGAGGGAACACCCTTCCCCACGATAGTGGCTTCCGGAAGGAACTCCCTCCTGCCCCACGCCACCTCCACCTCGAAGAAACTCAGGAGGGGGGAACTGGTGGTAGTGGATCTGGGTGCTTCCTACAGGGGATACTCCTCCGACCTCACCAGAACCTTCGCCCTCTCCCCCTCAAAAAAACAGGAAAGACTCCTGGAGGCGGTGAGGGAGGCCCAACTCCTCGCCCTCGAGGAAGTGGGGGCTGGAAGGGGGGCGGGGGAAGTGGAAAGGACTGCCAGAAAGGTTCTGGAGGAGAGGGGTTATGGAAGGTATCTCCTACATGGGGTGGGACATGGAATAGGCTTGGAAGTCCACGAGCCCCCCAGTCTCAGGAAGGGATCGAAGGAAGTGCTGAAGGAAAACTCCGTGATCACGGTGGAGCCTGGAGCCTACGTTCCTAGGGTGGGGGGGGCGAGATGGGAGGACATGGTAGTGGTGAAGGAGGGAGGTGCCCTCCCCCTCTCGGGAAATATAAATGGGGGAAGGTGA
- the proS gene encoding proline--tRNA ligase — MGEEDTFGEWFNKLILEAEIMDPRYPVKGLCVWLPYGMELRNRILSVIRGLLLETGHKEVLFPLLIPEDLFRKEEEHIRGFGNQVYWVTKGGEEELGVKLVLRPTSETAMYPMFSLWIRSHTDLPLKVFQIVSVFRYETKMTKPMIRMREVTTFKEAHTVHSSREEAEEQVREAVSLYSRFFERLCIPYVITKRPKWDTFAGADYSLAFDTLLPDGRVLQIGTVHFLGQNFSRVFEIKFLKPNGEHEYAYQTCYGISERVVAATLVLHADEVGPCLPPSLAPIQAVIVPIPFKEEKEPEAFAEEVRGELERRGFRVVLDKRDLRPGNKFYYWERRGVPLRLEVGPRESSSRTVTVVRRDGRERKEVRLEELPSFLSEEMGRMEEEMRKRAWKRMEERIGKASRLEEAVEAVRKGGIARIPFCGEECAGRAEEETGIQVLGEEVGGGEGSCALCGKPGKTFLMGKSY, encoded by the coding sequence ATGGGAGAGGAAGACACCTTCGGGGAATGGTTCAACAAACTGATCCTGGAAGCCGAGATCATGGACCCCCGTTATCCCGTGAAGGGGCTCTGCGTCTGGCTTCCCTATGGAATGGAACTCAGGAACAGGATCCTCTCCGTGATCCGCGGGCTCCTGCTGGAGACGGGACACAAGGAAGTCCTCTTCCCCCTCCTCATCCCCGAAGATCTCTTCAGGAAAGAAGAAGAGCACATCAGAGGTTTTGGAAACCAGGTTTACTGGGTCACGAAGGGAGGGGAGGAGGAACTGGGTGTGAAGCTGGTCCTCCGTCCCACGAGCGAGACCGCCATGTATCCCATGTTCTCCCTCTGGATCCGCTCCCACACCGATCTGCCCCTCAAGGTCTTCCAGATAGTGAGTGTCTTCAGATACGAAACCAAGATGACGAAACCCATGATAAGGATGAGGGAGGTCACCACCTTCAAGGAGGCCCACACCGTCCATTCCAGCAGGGAGGAAGCCGAGGAGCAGGTGAGGGAGGCCGTCTCCCTCTATTCCCGTTTCTTCGAAAGGCTCTGCATTCCCTACGTGATCACCAAAAGACCCAAGTGGGACACCTTCGCGGGGGCGGATTATTCCCTAGCCTTCGATACCCTCCTCCCGGATGGAAGGGTCCTGCAGATAGGAACGGTCCACTTCCTCGGTCAGAACTTTTCCAGGGTCTTCGAGATAAAGTTCCTGAAACCCAATGGGGAGCACGAATACGCCTATCAGACCTGCTACGGCATCTCCGAGAGGGTGGTGGCCGCCACCCTGGTACTCCACGCGGATGAGGTGGGTCCCTGCCTCCCACCAAGCTTAGCCCCCATCCAAGCGGTCATCGTCCCCATTCCCTTCAAGGAGGAAAAGGAACCGGAAGCCTTCGCCGAGGAGGTGAGGGGAGAACTGGAAAGGAGGGGCTTCAGGGTGGTGCTGGACAAAAGGGACCTGAGGCCGGGAAACAAGTTCTACTATTGGGAGAGAAGGGGCGTCCCCCTGAGGCTGGAGGTGGGACCCAGGGAAAGTTCCTCCCGCACGGTGACGGTCGTGAGGAGGGACGGGAGGGAGAGGAAGGAGGTTCGCCTGGAGGAGCTCCCCTCCTTCCTCTCTGAGGAAATGGGAAGGATGGAGGAAGAGATGAGGAAGAGGGCCTGGAAGAGGATGGAGGAAAGGATAGGGAAGGCTTCGAGGCTGGAGGAAGCGGTGGAGGCGGTGAGGAAGGGAGGAATCGCGAGGATCCCCTTCTGCGGGGAGGAATGTGCCGGGAGGGCGGAGGAGGAAACGGGAATACAGGTACTGGGGGAGGAAGTGGGGGGAGGGGAGGGGAGCTGTGCCCTGTGCGGGAAACCGGGAAAAACCTTCCTGATGGGGAAGAGCTACTGA
- a CDS encoding PfkB family carbohydrate kinase codes for MGPEPEIVVVGHIAIDVNVFPWGIIENVLGGAPTYGGLALRALGKEVGVLSKVGRDLPEKFPPLYRAFGIDTEGIMVVGEHTTLFENTYDERGRRVQRCKYRAPPLSPGDLPESYREAKGFYVSPVVNEVGPELLKELKRSDGLVVLDPQGAFREVGREGRVRIRMPENFQELVKYADVVKVGREEMEGIGKKPKEMLELLKKMGVKLGIVTLGEKGCMAYCDGKFLSAEGLKVQVQDPTGAGDVFGAVFLAKYLETRDVERSLKFANAAAGLKVRYKGAVGFPSEAEIKKFLK; via the coding sequence ATGGGTCCGGAACCGGAAATAGTGGTGGTGGGCCATATAGCCATAGATGTGAACGTTTTCCCCTGGGGGATTATCGAAAATGTTTTGGGAGGGGCCCCGACCTACGGGGGCCTTGCCCTCAGGGCTTTGGGAAAGGAAGTGGGGGTCCTCTCCAAGGTGGGAAGGGATTTGCCCGAGAAGTTCCCTCCCCTGTACAGGGCCTTCGGAATAGACACGGAAGGAATAATGGTGGTGGGGGAGCATACCACCCTCTTCGAAAACACCTACGACGAAAGGGGGAGGAGGGTGCAGAGGTGCAAGTACAGGGCTCCTCCCCTTTCCCCCGGGGACCTGCCTGAAAGCTATAGGGAGGCCAAGGGCTTCTACGTTTCTCCCGTGGTGAACGAGGTGGGGCCGGAGCTCCTCAAGGAACTGAAGCGTTCGGACGGTTTGGTGGTGCTGGATCCTCAAGGAGCCTTTAGGGAAGTGGGAAGGGAGGGGAGGGTGAGGATAAGGATGCCGGAGAATTTCCAGGAACTGGTGAAGTACGCCGACGTGGTGAAGGTGGGAAGGGAAGAGATGGAGGGAATAGGGAAGAAACCCAAGGAGATGCTGGAGCTCCTGAAGAAGATGGGGGTCAAGCTGGGTATCGTTACCTTGGGGGAGAAGGGATGTATGGCCTATTGCGATGGGAAGTTCTTGAGCGCGGAAGGGCTGAAGGTGCAGGTTCAGGATCCCACGGGGGCAGGCGACGTGTTCGGGGCGGTCTTCCTAGCCAAGTACCTGGAAACGAGGGACGTGGAGCGTTCGCTGAAGTTCGCCAACGCGGCTGCTGGTCTCAAGGTGAGGTACAAGGGGGCCGTGGGCTTCCCTTCCGAGGCCGAAATCAAGAAGTTCTTGAAGTGA
- a CDS encoding inositol-3-phosphate synthase — MGTIRVAIAGVGNCASSLVQGVEYYKNAKEGESVPGLMHVKFGDYHVRDIKFVAAFDVDLNKIGKDLSEAIFTPPNCTVKFCDVPKLGVEVMEGPLLDGLGKYLTPVIPHRSKPKPVDVVRVLEDSNADILVNYLPVGSYEASRFYAEAALKAGCGFVNCIPEFIVSDKEWGRRFQEAGLPCAGDDVKSQVGATILHRTLVKLLVDRGVKVEESYQLNIGGNTDFLNMLEEERLSSKRISKTEAVSSQVPYEVPLRIGPSDYVPFLKDRKICYIFIKGRKFGDVPLTIDVKLSVEDSPNSAGVVIDAIRAVKIAMDRKIAGPLLGVSAYFFKHPPVQMPDEVARKAVEDFIKGKV, encoded by the coding sequence ATGGGAACCATACGGGTCGCCATAGCCGGTGTGGGGAACTGTGCTTCCTCCTTGGTGCAGGGAGTGGAATACTACAAGAATGCCAAGGAGGGAGAGTCGGTTCCAGGTTTGATGCATGTGAAGTTCGGCGATTACCACGTCAGGGACATAAAGTTCGTGGCGGCCTTCGACGTGGACCTGAACAAGATAGGGAAGGATCTTTCCGAGGCCATCTTCACCCCTCCCAACTGTACCGTCAAGTTCTGCGACGTGCCCAAGCTTGGAGTGGAGGTGATGGAGGGTCCGCTTCTCGACGGATTGGGTAAATACCTCACTCCCGTGATACCCCACCGTTCCAAACCCAAGCCCGTGGACGTGGTGAGGGTGTTGGAGGATTCAAACGCCGATATTTTGGTAAACTATCTTCCCGTGGGTAGCTATGAGGCCTCGAGGTTCTATGCCGAAGCCGCTCTCAAGGCTGGATGCGGTTTCGTGAACTGCATTCCGGAGTTCATCGTTTCGGACAAGGAATGGGGTAGGCGCTTTCAGGAAGCCGGCCTTCCCTGTGCCGGCGACGATGTCAAGTCGCAGGTGGGTGCCACCATTCTACATCGGACGCTGGTGAAGCTGCTGGTGGACCGGGGAGTGAAGGTGGAGGAGAGCTATCAGCTCAACATAGGAGGGAACACGGATTTCCTCAACATGCTGGAGGAAGAGCGCCTGAGTTCCAAGAGGATAAGCAAGACGGAAGCCGTTTCCAGTCAAGTCCCCTATGAGGTTCCCCTCAGAATAGGACCAAGCGATTATGTGCCCTTCCTCAAGGACAGGAAGATATGCTACATCTTCATCAAGGGGAGGAAGTTCGGGGATGTTCCCCTCACGATAGATGTGAAGCTCTCGGTGGAGGATTCACCCAACAGTGCGGGTGTGGTGATAGATGCCATAAGGGCGGTGAAGATAGCGATGGATAGGAAGATCGCGGGACCGCTTTTGGGGGTTTCGGCATATTTCTTCAAGCATCCGCCTGTACAAATGCCGGATGAAGTGGCGAGGAAGGCCGTGGAAGACTTCATAAAGGGGAAGGTGTGA
- a CDS encoding PadR family transcriptional regulator has product MERGGLMKRLKRKTTVEMLWPYVLNLLRERPMYAYELRNAIYQKFGFKPPMVSCYLVLNKLEKQGYTSSEWKDQRGRPARKYYKITPKGIELFKQVGDYFRELADKLSA; this is encoded by the coding sequence ATGGAAAGGGGGGGACTTATGAAGAGATTGAAACGCAAGACCACCGTGGAAATGCTCTGGCCCTATGTGCTCAACTTGTTGCGGGAGAGGCCCATGTATGCTTATGAACTCAGGAACGCCATCTATCAGAAGTTCGGTTTCAAACCTCCCATGGTTTCTTGCTATCTCGTCTTGAACAAGCTCGAAAAACAGGGATATACCTCCTCGGAATGGAAGGACCAGAGGGGGAGACCGGCGAGGAAATACTACAAGATCACTCCCAAGGGTATTGAGCTCTTCAAGCAGGTGGGAGATTACTTCAGAGAATTGGCGGATAAACTATCCGCTTAG
- the pgsA gene encoding archaetidylinositol phosphate synthase produces MLSRIKKEVGRWVEPLASSLARGGITPNLLTLLGLGMGLVSALFFALGKPLEGGLLLLLCGFFDLLDGAVARSGGKETKFGGVLDSVVDRYVDFLILLAIIWGGLAEAFGISGLVWGGAAILGSFMVSYVRARGEAAGTGKMEVGLAERGERILLLGLGSILGFTNYAVVLVAVLSHFTVVQRMVVAKRRLGD; encoded by the coding sequence ATGTTGAGCAGAATTAAGAAAGAAGTGGGGAGGTGGGTGGAGCCCCTCGCCTCCTCCCTCGCGAGGGGGGGGATTACCCCCAATCTCCTCACCCTGCTGGGTTTGGGCATGGGTTTGGTTTCGGCTCTCTTCTTTGCCTTGGGAAAACCGCTGGAGGGGGGCCTGCTCCTCCTCCTCTGCGGGTTCTTCGATCTCTTGGATGGTGCCGTGGCGAGGAGCGGGGGAAAGGAAACGAAGTTCGGGGGGGTTTTGGATTCCGTCGTGGATAGATACGTGGACTTCCTCATCCTTTTGGCCATCATCTGGGGAGGATTGGCGGAGGCCTTCGGGATTTCCGGTTTGGTTTGGGGAGGGGCAGCCATCTTGGGGAGTTTCATGGTAAGCTATGTGAGGGCGAGGGGGGAGGCGGCGGGGACGGGGAAGATGGAGGTGGGCTTGGCGGAAAGGGGAGAGCGTATCCTCCTCTTGGGCTTGGGTTCGATCTTGGGCTTTACGAACTACGCGGTGGTTCTAGTGGCGGTCCTCTCCCATTTCACAGTGGTCCAAAGGATGGTGGTGGCCAAAAGGAGATTGGGGGATTAG
- a CDS encoding TIM barrel protein, whose product MIFLGPAGVPLGSPEKSTLGGLRYLAKIGLNAMEIQFVRGVAMSREMAEEVGKEARRLGIKLSVHCPYFVNLCSPERGKVEASKRRILEAVERAHRMGAGIATFHPGFYGKLKPEEALEKVKEGCLALREEMEGKGWGEVKLGLETMGKQSTFGTLEEVIGVCKEVKGCVPVVDWAHLYARRAGEVDYPKVFETLRTLKLEELHTHFTGVEFNRVGEGRGNERYHLELSSGKPPFEPLAREILKRKVEITLISESPVLERDALVMKEIFSRLGYKFS is encoded by the coding sequence ATGATCTTCCTGGGACCGGCGGGAGTGCCGCTGGGGAGCCCAGAAAAGAGCACACTGGGCGGCCTCCGGTACCTGGCGAAAATAGGTTTGAACGCCATGGAAATCCAGTTCGTGAGGGGGGTGGCCATGAGCAGGGAGATGGCCGAAGAAGTGGGGAAGGAAGCGAGGAGGTTGGGGATAAAACTCTCCGTTCACTGTCCCTACTTCGTGAACCTCTGTTCCCCAGAGAGGGGAAAGGTGGAGGCTTCCAAGCGAAGGATTCTGGAAGCGGTGGAGAGGGCCCACAGGATGGGGGCGGGAATAGCCACCTTCCATCCCGGTTTCTACGGGAAGCTGAAGCCAGAGGAAGCACTGGAGAAGGTGAAGGAGGGATGCTTGGCCCTCAGGGAAGAAATGGAGGGGAAGGGATGGGGGGAGGTAAAGCTGGGGCTTGAAACGATGGGAAAACAGTCCACCTTCGGGACCCTGGAGGAAGTAATAGGGGTCTGCAAGGAAGTGAAGGGATGCGTTCCCGTGGTCGACTGGGCCCACCTCTACGCCAGGAGAGCGGGGGAGGTGGATTATCCCAAAGTTTTCGAAACCCTCAGGACCCTCAAGTTGGAAGAACTCCATACCCACTTCACGGGAGTGGAGTTCAACAGGGTGGGGGAAGGGAGGGGGAACGAGAGGTATCACCTCGAACTCTCCTCGGGCAAACCACCCTTCGAGCCCCTCGCCAGGGAAATCCTGAAGAGGAAGGTGGAGATCACCCTCATAAGTGAAAGTCCTGTGCTCGAAAGGGATGCCCTCGTGATGAAGGAAATCTTCAGCCGTCTCGGTTACAAGTTTTCCTGA
- the hisS gene encoding histidine--tRNA ligase: MRPKGTRDLFGRELACIRRVEEVMRRIFVRWGYREVETPIFESLELFTRKSGEEVVRQLYVFRDKSGKELALRPELTAPVVRLYLEKFRSESKPVKLFYFGPCFRYEEPQAHRWRQFRQAGVEILGSPRPEADAEVLALTHEVFRELGLRGEFRVGNVRLLRLVLEKMGVRGEEAERILRAVDSRDPERLERELAGRKGREEFEELVGLRGGEEVLDRAKVGEEEREILEGMRRILRLAERMGARGLSVDLSIARGLEYYTDCVFEVYVEGVQVAGGGRYDGLAEALGGEPCQAVGVGFGVDRIAQFLLEREEIEEEKLCCAVLPASQEMLEKALEVTTELRREGISTEVDLMGRNLSKALAHANARGAKYAVIVGPREWERGSVMLRDMRTGEQQEVRREELIQRLRKTCNRDG, translated from the coding sequence TTGAGGCCCAAGGGGACGAGGGACCTCTTCGGAAGGGAACTGGCATGCATAAGAAGGGTGGAGGAGGTGATGAGGAGGATTTTCGTGAGGTGGGGTTACAGGGAAGTGGAGACCCCCATCTTCGAGAGTCTGGAGCTTTTCACCAGGAAGAGCGGGGAGGAAGTGGTGAGACAACTCTATGTCTTTAGGGACAAATCGGGAAAGGAGCTGGCTTTGCGTCCCGAGCTGACGGCCCCCGTCGTGAGGCTCTACCTGGAGAAGTTCAGATCGGAGAGCAAGCCCGTTAAACTCTTTTACTTCGGTCCATGCTTCAGGTACGAGGAGCCCCAGGCCCATCGGTGGAGGCAGTTCAGGCAGGCGGGAGTGGAAATCCTGGGAAGTCCCAGGCCGGAGGCCGATGCGGAGGTCCTCGCCCTCACCCATGAGGTCTTCAGGGAGCTGGGCTTGAGGGGGGAGTTCAGGGTAGGCAACGTCCGCCTGCTCCGCCTGGTCTTGGAAAAGATGGGAGTGAGGGGGGAAGAGGCGGAGAGGATCCTGAGGGCGGTGGACTCCAGGGATCCCGAAAGGTTGGAAAGGGAGCTGGCGGGGAGGAAGGGAAGGGAGGAGTTCGAGGAGTTGGTGGGGCTGAGGGGAGGGGAAGAAGTACTGGACAGGGCGAAGGTGGGGGAGGAGGAGAGGGAGATCCTGGAGGGGATGAGGAGGATCCTGAGGCTAGCGGAAAGAATGGGGGCAAGGGGACTTTCCGTGGATCTGAGCATAGCCAGGGGACTCGAGTACTACACGGATTGCGTGTTCGAGGTATATGTGGAAGGAGTGCAGGTGGCGGGCGGTGGAAGGTATGATGGGTTGGCGGAGGCCCTGGGAGGGGAACCATGTCAGGCGGTGGGGGTGGGTTTTGGGGTGGACAGGATTGCCCAATTCCTGCTCGAGAGGGAAGAAATAGAGGAAGAGAAGCTGTGCTGTGCCGTCCTTCCAGCTTCCCAGGAAATGCTGGAAAAGGCCTTGGAGGTGACGACGGAATTGAGGAGGGAGGGAATAAGCACGGAGGTGGATCTGATGGGAAGGAACCTCAGCAAGGCCCTTGCCCATGCCAACGCTAGGGGGGCTAAGTATGCGGTCATCGTGGGGCCCAGGGAATGGGAGAGGGGATCGGTGATGCTCAGGGACATGCGGACGGGGGAGCAACAGGAGGTGAGGAGGGAAGAACTGATCCAAAGGCTCAGGAAAACTTGTAACCGAGACGGCTGA